TGAAAAGacacataattattttaaaataatttcatctttatatatattatagaatcacacatcattttataattttataatatttttaaactacttttattttaaaaataaaaaacacaaatatttataatgaaaaaCACAACTTTAACATTATAATGAAAAGACACAGTTGTATAGTTATCAATTAAATTGTTAAAAATTGTTAGAGATTTTACAGATTAAATTGTTACTCTCGTAACGGCAGACAATTAAGAAAAAGGTTCATGTACATGGCAGTCtttcaaatattgtttttaacatcttttaaccaacaaaaaaaatattgttttacggaaaagaaagaaatattatataaatattcataaaatttctacacaatataaaagaaaaagacatgTGCCAAACTGAGGAAGACAATCAAAAATTGTTTTTAGAGAGAAGTTTAAAATAGTAGTATACTAGTAGTATATAAGATGTGTATTGTCTCGTTCGCATTTTTTGTGAATCTTCTTGcaatgtttttcttcttttctcccCCGGTAAAGAAAACCAAACGCTTTTAGGGACGATAAAGCTTCAATTGTATTCATAGACACATATTTATCACACTACACCAACACCAAAGAATCATGGCTATGAAAACCATACCGAAGAGTTATACGGTGGCAGCGGTTGCCTCGTTCATCGTTCTGGTGACgtatcttgctctcttctcctcCGTATCTGATCTTCAGTTGATTCCTTCCCTAAGTTCTTCCCAAGGTATGTCAAATATCAGACCACTTCTTCATCTTTAGAATCTGCGATTCAAATCCCTTTTACGTATCACTGTGTGTTGTTTTTACTaggttatatataattttaaattaataattcacaaaatagtaaaataGTTTAGCTTATTTAAATCTGAATGTTAACACAGCGGTAGCACTAAATCAAACcttttaaaaatcaataaaaattgtATGACTGGATTGAAAGCCATAAATGTTTAAACTTAAAAGTGATCGGAAACTAGGTAAAGGTTTGGTTATACATTAATGGTTATCATTTCCTTGTAAATGTTTAAAGTGGAAGTCAAATAACTCTAAGATTTTAAAATAcgatttttccaattttttttatatgagattttatttgatttgatacGAGTGTAGATCTACACATTAGAATTACTAAAACCAATGATACTTAAATTTCGTGTCAGTCTcgaacaaataataatttttacatGAATCTGtaacttataagttataactacATATAGTATTTTCAATCTTgattaccaaaaagaaaaaaactatatagtATCTTCTAAAGCACGTGAGAGGTTATCcagttaatgatatttttttcttttgtttaggcTTAGTAGTCGACGTTTTTTGACCAAACTAGTCTTAAACTTCGCTTATTTTGTGTAATATACTGTTTCTGAACAAGAAAAATAACGtctcatatacttaaataataacaaaaatgaatcaagcttattttcttctttgttctcAGAAACCATGAgagaaaaaaagcaaaaaaaaaaaatacttaactaGATCACTATATTAGCTGAACTCTAGgctatttattaaattagtaaggattttaatttttaatattaaaaagaaataatgaCCATAATGTTTGGCCAACCATatataaaggaaaaaaagaagcaGATCTTTTTTGACTTTTCATTACTTATCACTTCTCAGTTGacattaaaataacaaagatgttTCAGTTctgttacaaaacaaaaaaaaaaacaaagatgttTCAGTTTTTAATCGATTAAAAATGTCCACTATATTATCTTCTAATTAAAAAAAGGAAGTTTCATCTATAGGCACGTCGTTGCAACAAACGTGGGAATCCAGAACCATAAGAATCCACCAGGCCCCGCAAGAGATGACTTCATCAACAATCACATGCGACCGTTCCCACACTAACTACGATCTCTGCTCAATCAACGGCACCTGTAGTCTTGACCAAAAAACTGGAACTTTGGCTCTCATGGACCCCATTTCCTCCACATCAGCACCAATTGTCGAGAAGATCAGACCATACCCAAGAAAAACAGACAACTGGGTCATGCCTAGAATCAAAGAGCTAACACTAACCTCAGGCACATTGGTTCATACCAGATCATGTGATATAACACATGATTCACCGGCTATTGTGTTCAGCGCTGGAGGTTATACCGGAAACATCTATCACGATTTCATTGATGGTTTCATTCCCCTCTTCATCACGGCCAATTCGATCTACCCCGGCCGTGATTTCATCATTGTGGTAGTCAATCCCAAGGAATGGTGGATGCTAAGATACATGGATGTTCTAGGTGCGTTTAGCAAACACAAAACCATATTACTAGAGAATGAAAATGCTTCTTCTATTGCACATTGTTTCACTTCAGCCTTTGTGGGGCTGATTTCACATGGGGCGATGTTAGTAGACCCGATCCGATTACCTAACTCCAAATCGTTAGTGGACTTTCACAATCTTTTAGACAAAGCCTACAACACAAACCTATCAATGTTCAAAGCCCAAAAGCCTCGTCTAATATTGGTCAGTCGATATGGCAACGTTGGTCGAGTGATACTAAACGAGAAGCATATCGAAGAGATGCTTAAAGATGTTGGATTCGAGGTAATCATATTCAGACCATCAAAGACCACGAGCTTGAAAGAAGCGTATAAGCTTATAAAGTCGAGCCACGGGATGGTCGGGGTTCATGGTGCAGCATTAACACATTTGTTGTTTCTTAGACCAGGTTCTGTTTTGGTTCAGATTGTTCCGCTTGGGTTAGGTTGGGTGGGTAAAACGTGCTTCGAAAATCCAGCTAAGGGAATGGAGTTGGAGTATACTGAGTATCGAGTGAATGTGGGAGAAAGCAGTTTGGTAGAGAAGTATAGTAAAGATGATTTGGTTTTGAAAGATCCGATTGCTTATAGAGGAGTGGATTGGAATGCAACTAAAATGAATGTTTATTTGAAAGAACAAGATGTTAGACTAGATGTGAACCGGTTTAGAGAACATATGAATAAAGCATACGAGAATGCCAAGACTTTTATGGACATAGAAGGTTAATTCACGTTTATGTTTTGTGATCATAATGATTTGTCTATTTTTGAGTTAATTTGTCTATTTTTGAGTTAATTTGAATTGATGTAATCGATATGATTTTGTACTAAAGTAAACCAAACTAAATTGAAATTCTTCAGATTGTCGCTAGTACAAACATGTGTacttatttgtttttgaaatccTCTGGCTGAGCTAGATGGTTTCAATGATTGGTAGAATAATTGCGTTGTACAATAGGTTATGTGCAGACAAAGCACTGttcacaaatttaaatttaaatttaaataaattttcgaATTGTATTTTCGAGtaattaatttttagaaaaggaaactcggagattaaaatttattatacgGTTAGAGAGTCTTCTTCcgcatttaaaaatttcaaattataatgTAAAAGTGTTCGTAATTAGAAAAAGTAGGCAAAAATAGCGGATTAAGTCGAAAAATGTTAAAAGGAGATTACAAAATGACGAAAACGCCCTCTTTCGGTATATCTTCGTGAGAGTCGCCGCTTTCACTCTGCTCTGTCACTTTTTCTTTTGCTGAGAGCTCTTTGTCTTCACTCTAAGAGAGAAtcggagaaaaagaaaaatggagaaGGTGTTAACGAAAGTGACGAGCTTCAAAGTGGGAGGTTCATGGGTTTCGAAGAAAGCCAAGGAAGAGCTCTCCAACATCACCAATGACCTCACCGTGAGTTCAAATCTCCATCTTTCTCTTCCTTCCTGTCTCATGTTCCATTTTTCTCTTGCATTTCGTGTTATGTGGTCGGTTGATGTGTCGAAATTGTAGAAGAATCATAGATCTAGAAAGATCTTGTCTGAATTTTGATTTCAGCTCATGTTTTTGTATTAATTGCATATGAGAGTCTTCATTTGTCTGAACTGATTAACTCAACTAAGATTATTCTCAATATAAAGTTTCCATTTTGAGCAATTATTTACTACAAAAGATGAATACTTTTGGCAACCATATGTTCATCATGTTCTTGCTTTTGGCCTAAGATAAGAACCCTACACTGATAAGGCAGGAAACATCTTAgttgaaaccaaacaaacctCATTAAGGGTTATCTGTTCTTGAGTTGATATTGATTTCATGAACATTCTTTAGAATTCTCATCAATTAACAGGTTACCTTGTAGGTTTTGTGTTCATAGGCTTTGGCTATTTGTTTGAATTTTGATATATGGAATGGTTGATTTGGCATTTGCACTTATCTGTGTTGTTTAATAGCCTCAAACtgaaaacataatatttatatttgattctGTGACCATTTTTTAGAAACATGCTCTATACTCTATAGGTCCTGTGTCCATTGGTTGGCTTGTTATATGTTTGCTATACTATGGTTGCTTTGCACTATATTTTTGATTTGATTCCGTTACTAGTTAACTATAATTATCATTCTGTGTCGTGTTAAAAGGCTTCACTATTTATTTGACATACGATCAATTTGCACTTTCTTCTCTTGTCCCATATTGCCTCAAAAGGAAACATGattccttttcttttgtttccagaCTTTCTCTAGTACCGTTGAAGAGAAAGCCAAATGGGTT
This genomic interval from Brassica napus cultivar Da-Ae chromosome A6, Da-Ae, whole genome shotgun sequence contains the following:
- the LOC106349762 gene encoding xylan glycosyltransferase MUCI21, encoding MAMKTIPKSYTVAAVASFIVLVTYLALFSSVSDLQLIPSLSSSQGTSLQQTWESRTIRIHQAPQEMTSSTITCDRSHTNYDLCSINGTCSLDQKTGTLALMDPISSTSAPIVEKIRPYPRKTDNWVMPRIKELTLTSGTLVHTRSCDITHDSPAIVFSAGGYTGNIYHDFIDGFIPLFITANSIYPGRDFIIVVVNPKEWWMLRYMDVLGAFSKHKTILLENENASSIAHCFTSAFVGLISHGAMLVDPIRLPNSKSLVDFHNLLDKAYNTNLSMFKAQKPRLILVSRYGNVGRVILNEKHIEEMLKDVGFEVIIFRPSKTTSLKEAYKLIKSSHGMVGVHGAALTHLLFLRPGSVLVQIVPLGLGWVGKTCFENPAKGMELEYTEYRVNVGESSLVEKYSKDDLVLKDPIAYRGVDWNATKMNVYLKEQDVRLDVNRFREHMNKAYENAKTFMDIEG